Within Syntrophorhabdaceae bacterium, the genomic segment AGAACGGCGATCGCAAAATACTTTATCGGCAGCGTCGCGCGAAATGTCCTCAAAGGAGCCACCTGCAACGTGTTGTTAGCGAAATAAGCAATGACACCTCTAACCGTGGGTCGGCCAGACCGACGGCGGCAGGGGACTCTGTCTTCCCTTCGCGACAGGAGCGATGGATTGCCATTCTGCCGGTCGCTGAGTGTACCCTCTGGGGTAATCCGAGCCGGTTCTCGGCCCTTATCCTCATCTATGGGAAAATTGCACCCAATTATCAAATGAACACGATCAGGTGACGCAGAGCCCCTTTTGACGCCATTCCAGGTGAAAAACAGTTGAACCTCGCGTCCCATATGTTATAAATTGAGAGCATTATGGCGGAAAATAAGGGGTGGTTTGTGGTACGAACGGTATTTATCGTGCTTTTCCTGGCCCTTCTCTGGACAGGGGCCGACGCAACGGGGAGCGAAAAGCTCGTATTCATTCGTGGGGGCAACGTCTGGATCGCGAACCCGAGCGGTATGCAGGAGCGCCAGCTTACCTTTTCCGGTCAGGACGGATCCCCTTCCCTCTCCCCTGACGGGAAGTGGGTGCTCTACCATTCGGGAAAGGACCGCCTTACCGGTTACGGTCAGCTTTATCTGCTCTCAACGGCAGGAGGGCCGCCGAAGAAATTCGATATAAAAGACGTCCAGGGGGCTCAAGACCCGACATTTTCCTTTGACGGCAACGCCTTCGTCTTTGTTGGCCTTTCGGGAGCCCGTTTAGGGGATAACGGGAAGATGACCGCCACCATGTCGGTGAGCACTGTCGATCTTCTCAATCTCAAATTCCGGACAATTGTCAGCCATCCATCTACGCTGCTCGAGAATGGTTATGTCTATGATGCACCCTTTTTGTCGCCGGACCAGACCCTTGTCGCGTACCAGCATGCGGTGAGTGACCTTGCCGGCGGTTTCGAGATTGTGGACATGAAAGGCAAATCTCTCTTCCGATATCCCAAAGACCCGACTGACGGCACGCCCTACCGAAGGCCCCGTTTTTCCCCTGACGGCACCCATATCCTCTGCTTCAGCCCCGCCATGCCTGAAGGATCGATGGATACGGTGTACCTGGTGGACATAAAGAAGGGGAAGAAACGGAAAATAGTGGAGGGCGCAAACCCTACCTTTGTCGAGGGAGGAAAGGCGATCGTCTTCGAGCAGGCGGCAAGCCATTGGAGTAACGGGATAAAGTCCGACCTCTGGTACACGAGGCTCGGTCCCGGCTGCGTCCCGAAAAAGGTGATTTCAAACGCATCCCAGCCTTCCGACTGATAGGTGAATGGGGGCCCCTTTCAGGCTCCATCGTATGATACTCAATGGGAAAGATATTATGAAAATAGCATATGGCCGCCGTGCCGGGATGGGCCTATTCGGTTTCATTCTTCTTTGCAGCCTCTGTACCGCGGCTCCATGCGCCGAGATCGGGGGGCAAAAGCCGGTTATGCTTATCGGGGAGGTATTCCGCTTTGTGCCCGGCTCCTGGGCAATATATTCCATTCACGATCGTGTGAAAAACGAGCGGTACAGGATGTATATATCGACCCTCGAAAAGGCGAAGTGCGAGGAGAAGACCTGTTCGTGGATGGAGGTCGAGGTGGCCCCGGAGAGCGGAGCGAGCGTGGCAAGCAGGTTCCTCGTGGAAGAGACGAAAGACGGCCCCGGCCGCCTTTTCGAAGTAATAATCCAGATAAAAGATTACATTCCTTTTATGGTCCCGAGAAAGCTTTACGAGGGAAAGGAGAGGGAGGTGGGGGACTTCCAGAATTCCTATGTGGCAAAGCGGGTAGGCCGAAAAACAATCCTCTGGGAAGGGAAGAGCATCACGGTCACGGAAGTGGAAGCCACCGATAAGAAGGCCAGGAAGATCTCAGCCCTCGTGAGCGAAGAGGTCCCTCCCCTCGGCATTGTGAAGGCGGAGGCGGAAAAGACCGATATCTTCCTCGAAAAATGGGGGGAAGGGGCAAAAACCAAAATGGAAGGGACCCCGGTAAACCTCGCCCTGTGGCTGATCAAACAGATAGGGCAGGGGGTGATGAAGTAAAAGGGCACACAATTTAAGGGGCTCACGGCAATTAATGGGGCTCACGTCGCCCCCTCGGCCGGCGAAGCCGACCAAGCCTCCCCTTCTCGCTCGCCGTGCGAGCTACATCACGCAGAATCATCCAGACAACGCCCCTGTTTTGCACCCCACTTGAGCGCTGTCCCATCCAGCCGGCTTCATTTCGCTCCTCACCCGATTCCCCCTAACGAATTTACTCGGCCGAGCCTCGCCCCGCTTCAGGCGCTGCTTAAGGCACCTACTGTTGGCTACTGTTGGTCGCGCTCACGGTGCGAGCTACATCACGCAGGTCTATGTTTGATATTTGCCCGTTTTTAGGTACCCACCTGTGTTCTTCCGCGTTGAGACTGCTTTATCTCGCCCCTTAGCCGGTTTTTTCTGATTATAAGCCTCAACGCCTTAATGCATCACACGCATCACACGCATCACACGCACGCTTTCCCCATTGACCCCATTAATCTTTGCGTGATAAAAGTTCTCAGGCATCCGCCTTTGGGCGGTCCGCCGTCTTTTTAGTCCCGGGAGGCTCTGTGAAAATAAATATTTTTGACCGGCAGTTGTGGAAGGGTTTTTGGAAAATAGCGAAGCTTTATTGGTTTTCCGATGAGAAATGGAAGGCGAGGGGTGTGCTGGCCCTGCTCATTGTGCTGCTCTTTGCCTTTTCTGCCATGAATATCATCCTCAATTTCGTGGGAAGGGACTTTATGACTGCCCTTAGCGAAAAGAAGGTGAGCGATTTCACCTATAATATGATCAAATACCTGGCTATTTTCGTGATCGCCACGCCGGTAAGCGCATATTTCTCCTACGTGAGCAGGAAGCTTGGGGTGAACTGGCGGACCTGGCTCACGAACCATTTCATATCCCGTTACTTTCAGAACCGCTCCTACTACCGTATCGACCAGGAAGGCAGGATCGATAACCCGGACCAGCGTATTGCACAGGATATCTCATCCTTCACGGTGAATAGCCTCGAATTCCTCTCGCTCCTCTTTTTCTCGCTTATTCAGTTCATCTCTTTTGTGGGCATACTCTGGTCGATCTCGACGAGGCTCGTCGTGGTGCTCTTGATCTATGCCGCAGTGGGAACCCTGGCAACCATGTTTTTCGGGAAGAAGCTCATAAACCTCAATTTCCAGCAGTTGAGGAAGGAGGCGGACCTCCGGTACGGTCTCGTCCATGTCCGGGATAATGCCGAATCGATCGCCTTTTATCAAGGGGAGGAGAGGGAGTCCTCCCAGGTGAGGCAGCGCCTTATGCATGCTATGGCCAATCTGAATTTCCTTATAGGCTGGCAGCGGAACCTTGCGTTTGTGACAAGGGGTTATGAATTCCTGATCCTCGTGGTTCCTTTTGCGGTTATGGCGCCCCTCTATTTTGCGGGCGACATAAAATTCGGGGTGGTGACCCAGGCCTCGAGCGCCTTTTCCCAGGTGCTTTCCGCGTTGTCGATCATTGTCTCTCAATTCGAACAGATAGGCGCATTCGCCGCCGGGGTCACCCGTATCGAGAGCTTCTCTTCCGCTATCGAAAGGCCCCCGAAGAAGGACGAGGGGTTGCCGGTAATCGAATCCGTAGAGGAGCACGGGCTGGCACTCGAGCACCTTACCCTCCAGACCCCCAATTACGGCCACACCCTTTTCACGGACCTTTCTCTTTCCGTGCCTCCCGATGAATCTCTTTTGATAGTAGGCGCGAGCGGTGCAGGCAAGAGCTCTCTTTTGAGGGCCATCGCAGGATTGTGGGATTCGGGGAGCGGCCGGGTGATGCGTCCACCCCTCGACCAGATGCTCTTTCTTCCCCAGCGGCCCTATATGATCCTGGGGTCCCTGAGGGAACAACTCCTCTATCCCCATCTCTCCCGCGAGATTGCGGAGACAGAGCTTACAAAGGTTCTGGCGAGGGTCAGGCTCGTGGACCTGCCCGAAAGGGTCGGAGGTTTCGATGCGGAGCTGGATTGGGGCCACGTCCTCTCCCTGGGCGAGCAGCAGCGCCTCGCCTTTGCCCGTCTTCTCCTTTCGAAGCCCCGATATGCCATGCTCGACGAGGCTACGAGCGCCCTTGATGTGGCCAATGAAGCCCACCTCTACGAAGAGCTTCGCGGTATGGGCGCCACCTATGTGAGCGTGGGCCACAGGCCGACTCTCATCGCCCATCATGACCGGGTGCTGGAAATCAAGGGAGAAGGCAAATGGAGGTTAGTTGCCGCAGAGGAGTTCCGGCAGGAGTGATGGCCGCTACCGCGATTTTGTTCCCTCTATCACGGCCTTTAAAAGATTGATCGACATCGCCGCCTGGGTGAGAGCTTCCTTTTTGGTGAGGCCCCTTTTTTCCCTGTAGCAGGCATTGGCGAGAGCGAGAGACGCATTCGCGATCCGCGCGATCTCGCGCTTGAGATCGGTCATGGAGTTGACGGCCGGCCGGGAGGCTGTATCGATTATTGCCCGGTCTTCTTCCGCCTGTAAAGGAAGGTAAGGGTCCAGGGCCATGTCAAAACTCAGGTGGGCCGATTTCGCCCATATTCCCACGTCCGGATAGGAGCGTCCGTCAGCGGCAGGTATGCGACCGGAGGGGAAATTATGAAGGGGTTGGGAGAGGTCCCCCACATAATGAGCGATTACCGTGAGGTAATATTCATGCTCCCAACGGCCCGCGCCTTTCATCGCCCCATAAAGGTCGCATATTTTCCAATAAAGCACGCCTGCCGGATCCGGAACTTTGATAGAGAGAGAATAAGCCCGGTATGCATCTTGCTTCACGAATACCTCTGAACTTACCCCGAACCGTTCGATATATTCAGCGGTGACGACCGCATCGGGCGCAGGATTGTGCCAGTGGAAGGGTCCCAGGAGTGCGTCGTTTTCCTTCCTGGTCATATCGGGGAAACAGGCGGCCGCCGGCTCAGTAATCCCTGCCTCGCGGGCGATAAATATATGGGTCTTACATGTCCAGGCACGGGCGTCAAGGGCCGTGATGAAAATCAGGACCACTGCAAAAAGAAGGGGAAGTATCCTACGGCCCAGCCGGGATGGGCTCACCGATTTACCCGCACCACATCAATTTTTCCGATTGCCGCCACCCGGGCCAAGCTCATCCCACATGGTATCACAGGAGCAAGGGGTTTGCCAATCGCGGAAACGGTAGGGGGCGGGCTTATTTCAGAGGCATAGAGAAGAACCACGCCACACACTTAGAGTCTCTATGCCCCAGGCGCCAACCCGCCCCCTCTCTGAAGGATTCGGGGATAAACCTACTGTAAGTCCGAAAGCCTTCTTGTCAAGGCTCCCGGTGAGAGATTTTCCGGTATATTTTTCCGTTTGATTTCAAGCACTTTTTGGTGTACATTTACCGACGGAGAAACGTCCCGCCCTAAAGGCCGGGATGGGAAAGATGCCATGACCCCGGGAGACCCGATACGCCGCATTGCCGAAACCGACGGCCCCACCGCCGAGCTGCCCCTGTCCGTCTACATGATCGTCTTCAATAATGGCAACACAATCGAAAAAGCCCTCGAAAGCGTGGCCGGATGGGCCGATGAAGTCGTGGTCGTAGACTCCCACAGCACGGACGGCTCCCACGCGATCATTACCCGCTATACCG encodes:
- a CDS encoding ABC transporter ATP-binding protein/permease, which translates into the protein MKINIFDRQLWKGFWKIAKLYWFSDEKWKARGVLALLIVLLFAFSAMNIILNFVGRDFMTALSEKKVSDFTYNMIKYLAIFVIATPVSAYFSYVSRKLGVNWRTWLTNHFISRYFQNRSYYRIDQEGRIDNPDQRIAQDISSFTVNSLEFLSLLFFSLIQFISFVGILWSISTRLVVVLLIYAAVGTLATMFFGKKLINLNFQQLRKEADLRYGLVHVRDNAESIAFYQGEERESSQVRQRLMHAMANLNFLIGWQRNLAFVTRGYEFLILVVPFAVMAPLYFAGDIKFGVVTQASSAFSQVLSALSIIVSQFEQIGAFAAGVTRIESFSSAIERPPKKDEGLPVIESVEEHGLALEHLTLQTPNYGHTLFTDLSLSVPPDESLLIVGASGAGKSSLLRAIAGLWDSGSGRVMRPPLDQMLFLPQRPYMILGSLREQLLYPHLSREIAETELTKVLARVRLVDLPERVGGFDAELDWGHVLSLGEQQRLAFARLLLSKPRYAMLDEATSALDVANEAHLYEELRGMGATYVSVGHRPTLIAHHDRVLEIKGEGKWRLVAAEEFRQE